A region of Mustelus asterias unplaced genomic scaffold, sMusAst1.hap1.1 HAP1_SCAFFOLD_234, whole genome shotgun sequence DNA encodes the following proteins:
- the LOC144485836 gene encoding uncharacterized protein LOC144485836, giving the protein MKTPASNSEGRECLQMPNSTKLSLPLTPLKCGVPMVILRPIVHQEESNRSDCRVTENQTPPPARRPSTDLRPNMAEIPATPSARRPSTDLRPNMAEIPATPSARRPSTGPRPNMAEIPATPPARRPSTGPRPNMAEIPATPPARRPSTGPRPNMAEIPPTPPARRPALVAQTPLMENASQSLSATVSRRSMYLLERELAIISLMQEEVAEQIRFYRRNSGSRRLKDMLELQMITILRLQAGTMERIQSKETMMANGSMRREDSRQRLSNQ; this is encoded by the exons ATGAAAACACCAGCCAGTAACAGTGAGGGAAGGGAGTGCCTTCAAATGCCGAATTCCACCAAACTGAGTTTGCCGTTAACACCTTTGAAGTGTGGAGTGCCAATGGTGATTCTTCGTCCCATAGTTCATCAGGAAGAGTCTAATCGGTCAG ACTGCAGAGTTACTGAAAACCAGACTCCACCTCCAGCCAGGAGACCATCCACAGACCTGAGACCCAACATGGCTGAAATCCCAGCTACACCTTCAGCCAGGAGACCATCCACAGACCTGAGACCCAACATGGCTGAAATCCCAGCTACACCTTCAGCCAGGAGACCATCCACAGGCCCGAGACCCAACATGGCTGAAATCCCAGCTACACCTCCAGCCAGGAGACCATCCACAGGCCCGAGACCCAACATGGCTGAAATCCCAGCTACACCTCCAGCCAGGAGACCATCCACAGGCCCGAGACCCAACATGGCTGAAATTCCACCTACACCTCCAGCCAGGAGACCAGCACTGGTCGCTCAGACACCCCTTATGGAGAATGCTTCTCAGTCCTT GAGTGCCACTGTGTCAAGGCGATCGATGTACCTATTGGAAAGGGAGCTGGCCATAATCTCTCTCATGCAGGAGGAGGTAGCAGAGCAGATAAGGTTCTACAGGAGGAACAGTGGCTCCAGGAGACTGAAGGATATGCTGGAGTTGCAAATGATCACCATCTTGCGGCTGCAAGCAGGGACAATggaacgcatccaatccaaggagACCATGATGGCGAACGGCTCAA TGAGACGGGAAGATTCCAGGCAAAGACTCTCCAACCAGTGA